Proteins encoded together in one Lutra lutra chromosome 4, mLutLut1.2, whole genome shotgun sequence window:
- the C4H1orf52 gene encoding UPF0690 protein C1orf52 homolog has product MAAEEKDPLSYFAAYGSSSSGSSGEEDNSEPEETNRRTPDPAKPAGGCGNKAEKRLPGPDELFRSVTRPAFLYNPLNKQIDWERHVVKAPEEPPKEFKIWKSNYVPPPETYTTEKKPPPPELDMAIKWSNIYEDNGDDAPQNAKKARLLPEGEETVESDDEKDEHTSKKRKVEPGEPTKKKK; this is encoded by the exons ATGGCGGCCGAGGAGAAGGACCCTTTGAGCTATTTCGCGGCTTACGGCAGCAGCAGCTCAGGTTCCTCGGGCGAGGAGGATAACAGCGAGCCGGAGGAAACGAATCGCAGGACCCCAGATCCTGCGAAGCCGGCGGGCGGCTGTGGGAACAAGGCAGAGAAGCGGCTGCCAGGACCCGACGAATTGTTTCGGAGCGTGACTCGCCCGGCCTTTCTCTACAATCCGCTCAACAAACAGATAGACTGGGAGAGGCACGTCGTCAAGGCGCCTGAGGAG CCtccaaaagaattcaaaatatggAAGTCAAACTATGTACCACCTCCGGAGACCTACACTACTGAGAAGAAACCTCCCCCTCCAGAGCTGGATATGGCAATAAAGTGGTCTAACATATATGAGGACAATGGTGATGATGCCCCACAGAATGCTAAGAAAGCTAGGCTTCTACCAGAAGGGGAGGAGACAGTGGAATCAG atgatgaaaaagATGAACATACTTCTAAAAAGCGCAAAGTAGAACCAGGAGAgccaacaaagaagaaaaagtag